The following DNA comes from Triticum aestivum cultivar Chinese Spring chromosome 3D, IWGSC CS RefSeq v2.1, whole genome shotgun sequence.
TGTAACACAATGATTAATCattatgttgatattttttaaatgAATCATTTAATATATAGACGTGCAAATATATCAAGTAAGCAAGAGAATGTATCATTATGTTGATGTTAATATATAGACGTGCAAATATATGTTGAACCTAAAAGCATAAAAAAAATCAATGAAGCATCTCCAACGCTTGCTTAATCTCGGTTTCTCAGTAATTTTTTCAGTACCAGTTTAAAATACTCTCCGTGAATAAATATAAGAGCGTTCagatcactaaaatagtgttctaattgctcttatatttctttacagagggagtagttgattgATTAAAATATCAGCTATAGCTTCCATCAAACCGTTCTTTTTTCTCACGAATCCGAAAATTGTCATTACTCGTCTTTGACCTGAACTTTCCTTTTGTAAACTTTGCAGTTATAGCGCAGTACAAATTTTTGGAGCATCGTCcaaatcaaaaaaaaaaaaaaaatctcatTTTACATGTATCCAGATGGTCTGAAATTCTAAACCGTATCAGGTTTAATTTTGTGGACCACTCTCTCATCCTGTTTAAGCAACTCAGCCTAGATTTTGCATGTACAAACACTTCATTTCATCTCATCCATGCGTAAATTTTAAATTGTGACCTACTATTCAATTGAATTTCAGGACTTTTTCGAGATTTTGGCATATCAAACTTCCAGTCCCCAGCCGCCCTACTCTGTATCACGTCGATGTGCACTCTTGCTGCTGCGGTAGCCTTTGACATGGGTAGCCTCTCCACACCTGCACTCGCATATATTGATACATAGTACATATTTACAGATGCACAAGGCAACCATCCTAGCCGATGCAAAGCAGCAATCAGCAAGATACTCCTATTGCAAGGGAACTGTAGCAAGATACACATCGCTATTTGGCTGAAAACAACCTTTGAAGCAAAACTTACAATCACTCACTCATAGAACCAGGTGTAAAGACACTTGGCAGGTTGTGGCATCAGACCTCAgtaaggcccaaaaaaatataagagcaaTGCCTTGAGTGAATAGAAGTAGTACTCTAGAGTTATGCTGGAACCACTAGCAGAGTAAACAAACAGAGTCCATGGAAAATCTTCAAGTAAGACGAGCTAAACATTCTTTCTGCTATAATTATTCTTGTAAGAAATAAAACGCAGTCCAGAAAATTAAGGTGATTCAAGTGCTTGTGCTTCAACAATGCCCTCATCCCACCGTCCTTGAACCCACCTGAAAAGTTATGAACAGAGTGAGATAAACAGCTGGGAAAGTGACACAAAGTAAGTATCGCACAAAACCAGAAAGCCCCATGATCTTTGCAACCATACTGAAAACACATTTAACAAGCCAAGCTTCTATATTTATTTCATAACCATCGACAACAATCCCACTCATTTATGGCCATACATCTCAATTGCATTCTCATTCTAACCAAGATAAGATGTCATAGCACAGATGCTTAACAGGCTGGCTCAGTCTTTGTCTGCAGTCTGACATATCACACAGAGTTTACAAAGAGATGTAGCTCAATTGCACAGGAAGGAGAATTCACTTTAACCCAACCCCAATAAGAGAAGTAAAATATGGGATATTGATCGCAAATATTGAACGTCACAGTCACCTGCCATAACCATGTGACAGATTTGCCAGTGAAGATGAAACCTGCCGTGCGGCACTAGAACCTGAGAATTATAATTATAAGGTACAGCTGCTTAAAACACTTgtcaaactaaaaaaataaaagacACGCTCTTACGATTTGACACGTCACCTCTCTTATAATATAAGTTCACTTCACAATTTTGTATCATTTATCTATACAAACTAATCTACAACTTTACGGTTATCACGAAAATTTAATTCAATCATGTCCAGAGGTTGAAATTGTGGTACAAGATAAATGGGCTACAGTGAAGAAAAAGAGAGTAATGCACATGAGAAGAGGTTGAATTCAGATTGCATAACTTGTGATCTACCCAACCAATCTTCGTATACTTCTGATCTTTTTGGTATGGTAATGaaactatatactccctccatcaagaaatataagagtgtttagatcactactttagtgatctaaatgctcttatatttctttacagagggagtacaatctaATAAGAATATAGTTTGGAATCTACAATCTACCTAGACATCCATTTTCAAAATGAAGACTGGAAATTGGGCACAACATactaatagctactccctccgttccaaaatagatgacccaattttgtactaaagttagtacaaagttgagtcatctattatggaacggagggagtaaaagatAGGCACACCAAGATATATTTGTCCTGTGTTCCATCATTTCTCTCAAGTTAGGCTGGAAGCTAAATACAGGCAACACAGATTGTTGTGCAACAAGACCCAAGTTAGCACCAACTGAATGTTTTTATTATTTCCAGCCGCAACTAAAGGAAATTTCATTTCATTTCAGGATAACAAAAGAGCCTTACAATGCAGCAAGGTAAACTTTGTGCAGTATCAGCTGATTGATATCCAAATTCATTTCTAATAACAATATCGTAACCTCACCTTTCATACACGCACATTCCCTTTTCTTActtcttcttcccctttccttGACCGCCCTTCGCCAAAATGGCCCGATGGGGCCTCCGCCTCCGCGTAAAAGCAAACTCCCCAAGCTTATGGCCGACCTTCCCCTCGGTGATCTTGCAACGGacgtgagtcttgccgttgtaaaTGAGAACGGTGGAACCGACGAACTCCGGCAGAATGGAAGACCTGCGGGACCAGATCTTCTTGCCGTTGAGATTCTCCCTCTTGTTCTTTATTCTTTGCAGGAACGCGTCGACGAACGCTCCCTTCCATAGAGGCCTTgagctgcacacacacacacacagcaggGCAGGACATACATTCGGTTCAATTTCAATGTTGAGCGGATCAGCTAGTTATCTGTGTTTGCACATACGTAGTGAGCTGAGCTTGTGATGGTGGTTACCTGAAGGCGCGAGTGACTGGTCCGAAGGCGGAGAGCAGCGGAGATGTGGCGTGCTGGGCCCTGGGCGCCTGACCAGATCGCGCGCGCGGTGGAACAAACCAACAAATCAGATCAACATCGGCTCAGGAACAACCAAGATTTGCATTTGAGCAAGGGGCAAGAGTTGGAGGGGGAGGCGGCACCTGAGagatggccgcggcggcggcggggagggcgtGGCCGGACCTGGCGAACCTGGAGGCGATGAGAGAAGCAATCGCCATGGCTGCTGCGCTCAGGCGTGGGATCGGCTCCCCGTAGGAGCGGGTGGCGGCGGCGTGGaaagacggagaggaggaggaggagcaaatCTTCCTTACCTGGAACCACACTGTAAGCGGGCCGTGGCCTTTGGCCCAACCCGTCAGATGAAGATGGACCAGGCCTATTTTCCTGTGTGGAAAAAAAAGGAGCTAATCTTTGCGATGAAGCCCCTGGACTTCGAGTAAATTTGTATGGCTTTATTAACAAAGAATTTGTTGAACTTAGCATTGATGGGCACAACTACCTCGCCTGGAGTTCGGATGTTGAAATCGTACTGCAAGAAAGAGGTTTGGGAAACACAGTCGCCGAAGGTGCAGTCGAGGGTACGCCCCCGACAAGGACCGAGAATTTGCAGGTTCTGCATTTTCCAGGGCATCATCTCTACACTATTCTCAAGAATGAGTACCTGTAGGAGAGGGACCCCAAGACTCCTTGGATTTCCCTGAAGGATAGACCAGAAACTCAGGTACACCATTCAACCTCGTGCAGAGCATGAGTGGATGAACTTGAGATTCATGGACTTCAAAGCTGTCGTTGAGTATAAGTCGGCACTGCATAGGATTTGCACATAATTTGGCAAATGGTGTATGTTTCTTGACCAGAATTTTGCTATGTTTCTGGTGGTGCACTTTGTTCTCAAATTTGAGCAAACCAAACTCATGTTTGCACCAAGTTTGGGCAAAGCACCCCCTCACTTTGTCCTATGCACAACTTTCACATCCTTTGTACAATCCCATGTATTTTTATATGCATTTGGGCCTGCTCAAACCTTGCATTCTAGAAATGCAAATGGTTTTCCAATTTGTTGCTCCCAACATCATTTAGTTCCTGGTTACACTTGTAGCCTTTCGATTCTTGTTTCGATCATATCTAGAGTTCTGTAACTCCATTTGTGATGTCCTTTATATGCATTTGTAGTGGAATTATGTGTATCCATGGTCATGCATAGTTAAGAACTTGTACCTATTGTTCTGTCCAGAAACATTACAACAATTAATTTGCATATGAAGTTTCACTTGATTTCTACCACACTTGGATCAAGGCTTCATTTAACTTTGCTAAGTTGTAGGTTTCCATGTTAAGACCATTAACTTGCCatgcatcatgttgattgtgcattATGCCATGCCTTGTTGTTTACCATATCGTCTGCTTATTTCCAGTTTTGCTTTTTTCCCAATAGCTCTCAGTAACGACACGTAGTGCGAGGATTTGCTTGACTACGCTTCGTGGTTTCGATCTTCTTCAAAACGGGATTCCGGGCAGGAATGATCTTTACCTTGGAAAACATTACTAGCTTTGTTTACTAGATGTCCTGATGCTATTGTTTGGtctcgctacctaccacttgtttgcaAGCCTCCCATTTGCCACTTGTCTAGAAATTGTGTTGCTTATTTCTCTTGCCTCTTAGGCATATTTGCTTCTTATCCGTACTTGGATTGTGCCTTGTGGATGATGCTTGTAATGTAATGTTGGGTCATGTGGCCTTTGATTGGTGATATAGCTATGTATTACATTTGTATGTCATATGTTTATCCTTGTATCTCGAGTAGGGCGTTTCGGTGCCCatgctcatctgcacccggttaaaaaaacataaaaaattcaaaataatttcaaataattccaattttttttgtgcggtagacaatttgatgcgtgaggcccgctccaaatttcaagtcatttggacatctgagaagCTCTCAGAAAAAAAGACAAATAGGgccaaaacagtacatgaacattaaaacatttttacagacccctaatttgtcttttttgctgagagctcctcaaatgtccaaatgatgtgaaaattggagcggacctcacacatcaaattgtctaccacaaaaaaattagaattttttgaatttttctagtatttgttttgatttttttcgccagcacgggtgcagatgagctcgggtgcaTAGATGGATTTTCGTTGTATCTCATCTTTTCATGTGTAGTTGTATTTGTTGTGATGTCCACCTTGTTTCTGACATGTTACACTTGCGTGTATGATATTAGTCACATGTTGGGGCAAccgatatgcgcttctatccttagcGAGGATTGAAAAATGTTCAATGAGACTAGGACCGCATGTTGGGCGTTACACAACAGTAAGGCAAGATGCATCTGAAATAGTCACACACTTTGCGTGGGATATGAACGTGTTGCTAAAGTCAGTCATTTACCAACTACAGCCATTAAAACAACTCCCATAACATGGGCTATTGTGGTCTAGGGTTAGAGAAGGGCCGAGGGAGGCTTCGGATACCTCCTAGTCATGGTTGAAAAGTTCAACAAGTTGAAAGAGGCAAAGCCGGTAACTAGGCAAGCTATCGAGCCGGCCAGCAAGTTCCTATCAGGTGTCCTACACCGTTACGGCATGCCCCATAGCATCAGCACGGACAACAGGAGGAATTTCACGTCCAAACAGTTCAAATATTATTGCGCTTCATGCAGCATTACATTAAACTTTGCTTCTGTGGCGCATCCGCAATCCAATGGGTGTATCGAGCAGGCAAATGGGTTGTTCCTTAGTGGATTAAAAATGGTGTTGGTCACATCAAAGGAAGCCGACGGGAAGTGGATGAACGAGCTCGATTCTGTCCTGTGGAGCCTCGCGACTACGCTAACTGACCTACCGACTACACTCCTTTTATGGTATATGCATCAAAGCCATCCTTCTCAGTGACATCAAACACGATGCTCCCCGACTACATCGCTACATGGAGCATGGCGCTGAGCTGGAGTGTCAGGATGACATAGATCCCCTGGAGGAAGCACGGGGGATCGCAGTAGCCAGATTGGATATCTACTAGCATCAACTTCGCCGCTATCAAGCGCGTGAGGTATGAGGCTAGGCATTCAACATCGGCGACCTCATTTTACGTATGATACAGGACACGAAGGGGCTTGACAACCTTTCTCCGCCAAGGTACGGACCCTTGATCATGCACAAAGTGCTATAGAATGGAGCATACTGTATTCGATGCATTGAGACCGTCTTCCTCGCGACGAACCCCTGGAACATTGCCCTGCTATGTTGCTTTTATGCTTAgttctttttatttttagtttagatTATTGTTTAGCTCAATCCAGACATTATTGTATGAATTAAATGAAGTTTATCTGTCCCCAAGTCGAAGAATCATAtatgcttgctacctcttgagcactgcgttgttttttcccttgaagaggaaatggtgatgcagtaaagtagcgtaagtatttccctcagttttgagaaccaaggtatcaatccagtaggagaccacgctcaagtccctcgcacctacacaaacaaataagaacctcgcaaccaacgcgataaaggggttgtcaatccctttacgttcacttacgagagtgagatctgatagatatgataagataatatttttggtatttgtatgataaagagaaataaagatgcaaagcaaaataaaaggcaatggaaatagctaagtgttggaagattaatatgatggagaatagacccgggggccataggtttcactagtggcttctctcaagagcataagtattacggtgggtgaacaaattactgtcgagcaattgatagaattgaccatagttatgaaaatatctaggtatgatcatgtatataggcatcacgtccgtgacaagtagaccgactcctgcctgcatctactactattactccacacatcgaccgctatccagcatgcatctagagtattaagttcataagaacggagtaacgctttaagcaagatgacatgatgtagagggataaactcatgcaatacgatataaaccccatcttgttatcctcgatggcaacaatacaatacgtgccttgctgcccctgctgtcactgggaaaggacaccgcaagattgaactcaaagctaagcacttctcccattgcaagaaagatcaatctagtaggccaaaccaaactgataattcgaagagacttgcaaagataaccaatcatacataaaagcattcagagaagattcaaatattgttcatagataatcttgatcataaacccacaattcatcggatctcgacaaacacaccgcaaaagaagattacatcgaatagatctccacgagaatcgtggagaactttgtattgagatccaaagagagagaaaaagccatctagctaataactatggacccaaaggtctgaggtaaactactcacacatcatcggagaggctatggtgttgatgtagaagccctccgtgatcaatgccccctccggcaggacgccggaaaaggccccaagatgggatctcacgggtacagaaggttgcggcgatagaattaggttttcgtggatgcctctgatggtttgggggtacgtaggtatatataggaggaagaagtacgtcgatggagcaacgtgggccccatgagggtggagggcgtgcctggggggggggggtaggtgcgccccctgcctcgtgctttcctcgttgctttcttgacgtagactccaagtcctctggatcacgtttgttccgaaaatcacgttcccgaaggtttcattccgtttggactccgtttgatattctttttctgcgaaacactgaaataggaaaaaaaacagcaatttgggctgggcctccgattaataggttagtcccaaaaataatataaaagtgtataataaagcccattaaacatccaaaacagaatataatatagcatggaacaatcaaaaattatagatatgttggagacgtatcaagcatccccaagcttaattcctgctcgtcctcgagtaggtaaatgataaaaacagaatttttgatgtggaatgctacttggcataattttcaatgtaattatcttaattgtggtatgaatgttcagatccgaaagattcaagacaaaagtttaatattgacataaaaataataatacttcaagcatactaactaagcaattatgtcttctcaaaataacatggccaaagaaagttatccctacaaaatcatatagtctggctatgctcttcatcacataaagtatttaatcatgcacaacctcgatgacaagccaagcaattgtttcatacttttggtgttctcaaactttttcaatcttcaggcaatacatgagcgtgagccatggacatagcactatatgtggaatagaatggtggttgtggagaagacaaaaagggagaagatagtctcacatcaactaggcgtatcaacgggctatggagatgcccatcaatagatatcaatgtgagtgagtagggattgccatgcaacggatgcactagagctataagtatatgaaagctcaacaaaagaaactaagtgggtgtgcatccaactcgcttgctcacgaagacctagggcattttgaggatgcccatctgtaagtgcatctagtgcccctaagtgattttggtgtattgaagacttataggttaagggactgatgcgtttgtgagtgtacacaggtctataagtctatgaggagtttgatatttacagagaaattcgacccctaaaaatgaagttcttcgattgaagactttggatttctgaagactttctgaagacttcgaaagtgaagaaattggtgtgaccttgaagacttggtattcattcgaggaacatgaagcgtgaagacttttgttttcgttgtttcattttctttttcttgagtcacaggaaacaccgtactgttaaagggggtcgaggaaatactaagaaaaaatttccatgtgatgatcaactcaaaatcctaaacctaccaatcccttcgagtgaagccattggaaatctcatacagttcggtcaatttcttcagtgacagagacgaagttattctggtctctaaggaatttgttctgactgaggagttaggaattcgccagtgtggattggctacacagtgaggaacatgatagccctgaggaatttgatagtcaaatttccgaccgttgctgtgctacgcgccagctgtcccaaaatatctacccacctaacggtcatatcattgaagggcatttatgtcttatcatgtcgggctgctccctaggctataaatagccgccccctacaaccactagctggttggctgctccgagagaaactgacacttgtcatttgagagcatcccatcctccgaggactttgagcgaaaatcatcaagtgaggaaacccaaacccaaacacctacaaacccaaagtgattgagcatcactgaagagattgatcctacgtggatccgacgcttgttacctttgaagactgtgcttcttccagacggttaggcgtcatggtctagagcatccaagaggaattgtggatcgccgagtgaccgagtctgtgaaggtttggaagtcacctgaagacttaccacgagtgattgggcgaggtctgtgtgaccttagctcaaggagaatacagtgaggactgtgtgtcctcaggtttaaatacctagccgctccaaccagacatacaagtgagacagcaattggaactggtctaccaaatcattgtcttcaccaagcttactggttctatttcctcaactctttcatttcctcataactgtgttgtgcacttgttcatatctgtgtttgaagactttgactgaagactttctcaatttcctcagttcaatttcttcagtctgtttgtcttcatcctgtgtcatCCTGTGTTTACACTCTCTGTACtccgtgcttgtcttcatttcgtcatgatgaccatgcttgtgttctgttatgtttattttgattacttattccgctgcaagtagttcttcactaaggaatttcctcaccagcaaattcctcagtgaagaattcataaaaatcacctattcacccccctctagtcgatataacgcactttcaattggtatcagagcaaggtactcccttgttctgtgtgattttggtttaaccgcctggagttttagttatgtcgaccgcaggtatgatcaaggtctctgctgggtgtcctaccttcgatgggacggactacccttactggaagaataagatgcggatgcatcttgaggcaattgataacgatctctggtatgttgtggaaaatggtgttccctcagtcacaccttctctgaacgctactaatgtgaagagattcaagcaactcgattctcaaaagaagaacatcata
Coding sequences within:
- the LOC123081021 gene encoding ribosomal protein S19, mitochondrial; the protein is MAIASLIASRFARSGHALPAAAAAISQAPRAQHATSPLLSAFGPVTRAFSSRPLWKGAFVDAFLQRIKNKRENLNGKKIWSRRSSILPEFVGSTVLIYNGKTHVRCKITEGKVGHKLGEFAFTRRRRPHRAILAKGGQGKGKKK